A segment of the bacterium genome:
GGTGAACGCGCCCTGATAGAGAAGTACGCTCAGCGCGCTCGCCGCCACGCCTATGCCGAGGGCCGAGCCGAAGATTATCGAGGCGGAGCCGTCCAGCAGCGCCTTGACGTAAAGCACCGAGGGGTCGCCGTAGACGCCGTCCTTTATCGCGCCGATAATCGCCATCGCGCCGGTGACGTAGAGTATCGAGGCGGCGGCGAACCCCTCCGAAAAGGTGGGCGAAGAGCTTCTGAACCTCCCCTTCAGCCACTCTCCCGCAAGGCAGACCCTGTCCTCGATGCGAAGCATCTCCCCGGTCACCGCTCCGAGGAGGATGCAGCCTACGGCCAGAAGCTCGCTTTTCGCGCTCAGCGCCATCCGAAGGCCGATGTAGATCACCGCCACGCCGAGAGCGTGGAGAATGGTCGTCTTGAAGCGCTCTTCAACCCTCGACCCGAGAAGCGCGCCGAGCACTCCCCCGGCCAGCACCGCCCCGGTGTTAACAATAGTTCCCTTCACTAAAGACTCCTCTGAAAGAGCGGTGATTTTAACCCCGGAAGGATAATTTTACCGCTAAATTGTGAAGAGGGGCGCGCAGGCGAAGAGCTTTTTGACAGCAGGAGAAGAGGGCGAGTAGGATGAGAAGCCGTGTCGGCCGGATTGAACAGCGTGAAAATCCGGCAATTCCTTATTTTGTTTGTCGGTTTTTCGCTCCGCGCAAACCGACCTGCATACTAGGAGGTATCCATGCGTAGCCGAATAGTGGAGAACATTAGAACAGTTCAAAATGTTTTAGCAATTATATCAATAGCAATAATAATGTATGCTTCTTTGGTATATGGCAATAAAAACAAAGATCTGGTTGCTATGTGCATATCGGTAATTCTATTAATTTTAGCTTCGTCTGAAATTGTCATGTCTAAAGTCACAGAACAAATAATTTTTTGCGGCTTGGCTTTTGATAAAAAACAAACCCCAACCCTTTACATGGTAATATTTATCTTGTTTATATTGTTATCTATTTTATCAATTGTTGGAATATTTGTGTACTGGGGTTCTTGGAAAGCCGTGTAGCCGTGTAGCCGTGTAAGGTGGGCACTGCCCACCATAACAGATAAAACA
Coding sequences within it:
- a CDS encoding DUF554 domain-containing protein, yielding MKGTIVNTGAVLAGGVLGALLGSRVEERFKTTILHALGVAVIYIGLRMALSAKSELLAVGCILLGAVTGEMLRIEDRVCLAGEWLKGRFRSSSPTFSEGFAAASILYVTGAMAIIGAIKDGVYGDPSVLYVKALLDGSASIIFGSALGIGVAASALSVLLYQGAFTLLAGQLTFLEDPAVLSAVNGTGGLLVLAIGINLLGIVKIRTGNLIPGLFYAIIFALNFG